The sequence AAACCAACATCAATAAAAACGGCATCTTCATCGCATCAACTACGGGAGGGTTGTTCATCAAACGTATCCAGCAGCGTGCGGATGGGATGATAGAGCTTATCTCTGATAACAGTATGTACCCGCCTCAGGCGATCGCCCCTGATGAAGTGACGATCGTGGGTAAAGTGGTAGGGAATATCGAAAGTCTATAGGTTATTTGCACACTCGACACACCGCACACTCTCCGGACGTATACGCATGCGTTCGATACCTATGGGTTCCTCACACTCGATACAGATCCCAAACATAGGCTTGTCTATACGTAAAAGTGCATTGGTAAGTCTTGAAAGGCGCAGTTTTGATGCATCAAGGATCTTGTTGTTGACATGCTGTTCGCCCATGGCTTCCAGACGCGTGAGTCTTCCCAATGAACAGTCTGGTGCAATAGGTTTTACGTTCTCTTCAAGAATTTTGATTTGTTCTTTAAGTATGTTGATATTGGTCTCTATCGTTTCTTTTAGGTCGCTTCTCTCTTGTTTTGTCATTTCTGGCTACTTTATGGTATATTGAGATTATTATACATGAAATGGGACAAAATGAGGAATAGGAGAATAGCGTGCAGAGTGATAGACAATGTTAAATGTTAGACAAATAGTATTTTTTGTAGTGACATGGAGTTTTCTATGGGCGGAACATAACCATACAAATGCCCTTATAAAAGAAAACTCTCCTTATCTTCAGCAACATGCACATAATCCTGTTAACTGGTACCCTTGGGGAGAAGAGGCTTTTGATAAAGCAAAAAAAGAGAACAAACTTATTTTCCTCTCTATAGGGTACAGTACCTGTCATTGGTGCCATGTGATGGAGGAAGAGAGTTTTACCTCTGAAGCAGTGGCTGCATTGCTTAATGAGAGCTATGTATCGATCAAAGTAGACAGAGAAGAGTTCCCGCAACTCGATAAAAAGTATCAAAAAATGTATATGGCTGTGCATGGAAAAAGAGGGGGATGGCCTTTGAGTGTCTTCATGTCTCCCGAAGCAGAGGTTTTTCATTTGGCTACCTATATTCCTAGAGACGCGTATGGTTCCATGGGGATGATGAATCTACTGCCATCCTTTACAAGATTGCATCAAGAGAACGCCGAAGAGTTGCAGGCATTGGTTGAAGAGCACAAACAAGCGGCATTAAGAGCAAATGCCAAAGGCCATTTAAATACACAGCTGAGTGCAGGTGTGATGGACAAAGCTCTCCAGGACATTGCTGCAGAGTTCGACCCGGAGAATGGAGGGT is a genomic window of Sulfurovum sp. XGS-02 containing:
- a CDS encoding TraR/DksA C4-type zinc finger protein, whose amino-acid sequence is MTKQERSDLKETIETNINILKEQIKILEENVKPIAPDCSLGRLTRLEAMGEQHVNNKILDASKLRLSRLTNALLRIDKPMFGICIECEEPIGIERMRIRPESVRCVECANNL